In Gemmobacter sp. 24YEA27, a genomic segment contains:
- a CDS encoding flagellar hook-basal body complex protein: protein MTISSALNAGVAGLSANATRLATISDNIANSGTFGYKRAHAEFSSMVITNNRGSGTYSAGGVRASTMRLIEERGGLVGTSHPLDIAVSGRGMLPVITEVSLGVNSVDRALLMTTTGSFRTDANGVLKTQSGLVLMGWPATSDGSIPVFPRDTITGLVPVVINANQTAGDPTTQITAGVNLPATGTEAGATGDPLPFAIEYFGNLGTSESLDFNFTPTVPAAGSPPSNTWTMVIRDSASNNAIIGEYVLTFDDSRAAGGTLATVVAVPAVPAWPAYDGATGTLPLTVAGGPMSVAIGRVGDPNGLTQLSDDFAPVQITKDGSPVGNLTTVEINPNGYIIATYDTGFNRVLYQIPLVDVPNPNGLISLHNQTYQVSPQSGSFFLWDAGDGPTGSIEGYAREGSTTDVAAELTSLIQTQRAYSSNAKVIQTVDEMLQETTNIKR from the coding sequence ATGACGATTTCCTCCGCGCTCAATGCCGGCGTAGCCGGGCTCAGTGCCAACGCGACGCGGCTCGCGACCATCTCAGACAATATCGCGAATTCGGGCACTTTCGGCTATAAACGCGCCCATGCTGAATTCTCCAGCATGGTGATCACGAACAATCGCGGCTCTGGCACCTATTCGGCAGGCGGCGTTCGCGCCTCGACCATGCGACTGATCGAAGAACGCGGCGGCCTTGTCGGCACTTCGCATCCGCTGGACATTGCGGTTTCCGGGCGCGGGATGCTGCCAGTGATCACCGAAGTATCTCTGGGGGTCAATTCAGTAGACCGCGCGCTTTTGATGACAACGACCGGCTCTTTCCGAACCGATGCGAATGGTGTGCTGAAAACCCAGTCCGGTCTGGTGCTGATGGGCTGGCCTGCCACGTCGGATGGCAGCATTCCGGTCTTCCCGCGGGATACGATCACCGGCCTGGTACCGGTTGTGATCAATGCGAACCAGACCGCCGGCGATCCGACCACCCAGATCACGGCGGGGGTCAACCTGCCGGCCACGGGTACCGAAGCCGGCGCCACCGGCGATCCGCTGCCCTTCGCGATCGAATATTTCGGCAATCTCGGCACGTCGGAATCTCTGGATTTCAACTTCACGCCGACCGTTCCGGCGGCAGGCAGCCCGCCATCCAACACCTGGACCATGGTGATCCGCGATTCTGCCAGCAATAATGCGATCATCGGGGAATATGTTCTGACCTTTGACGATTCCCGCGCGGCTGGCGGCACGCTCGCGACAGTTGTTGCGGTTCCGGCGGTTCCGGCCTGGCCGGCTTATGACGGTGCCACCGGAACTCTGCCGCTGACCGTGGCCGGCGGCCCGATGAGCGTCGCCATCGGCCGCGTCGGTGATCCGAACGGTCTGACCCAGCTTTCCGATGATTTTGCGCCGGTGCAGATCACCAAGGACGGATCGCCCGTCGGCAATCTCACCACGGTCGAGATCAATCCGAACGGCTATATCATCGCAACCTATGATACCGGGTTCAACCGCGTGCTCTACCAGATCCCGCTGGTCGATGTGCCGAATCCCAATGGCCTGATCTCGCTGCATAACCAGACCTATCAGGTCTCGCCGCAATCGGGCTCTTTCTTCCTCTGGGATGCCGGTGACGGCCCGACCGGCTCGATTGAAGGCTATGCCCGTGAGGGATCGACCACAGATGTTGCGGCAGAACTGACTTCGCTGATTCAGACGCAGCGGGCCTATTCATCGAACGCCAAGGTCATCCAGACCGTCGACGAAATGTTGCAGGAAACCACCAATATCAAACGGTAA
- a CDS encoding flagellar motor protein MotB, protein MAGQSNAPPVIIKRKKVVSGGGHHGGAWKVAYADFVTAMMAFFLLMWLLNATTEKQRKGLSDYFNPSIPLSKVSGGGDGTLGGESIFSEEDRTAMGRGGLASQTGAGEAEEKAQAEMVKTVQEALFDRGGESRTMEQLMRHVVTRVTDEGLVIELFDLDDASLFKGHTAEPQEVTMHLARMLAEVLNLTVNGLAVNAYVQSYPVTLVENPGWELTADRARAMRSLLQRAGIQATRFSRIGGFADRKPAVADPASRRNNRIEIVLLRRDR, encoded by the coding sequence ATGGCCGGGCAAAGTAATGCGCCGCCAGTCATCATCAAACGGAAGAAAGTGGTTTCGGGCGGCGGCCATCATGGCGGCGCCTGGAAAGTGGCCTATGCGGATTTCGTGACCGCAATGATGGCCTTCTTCCTGCTGATGTGGCTGCTGAATGCGACGACAGAAAAACAACGCAAGGGACTGTCGGATTACTTCAATCCGTCGATCCCGCTCAGCAAGGTTTCAGGTGGCGGTGATGGCACACTGGGCGGTGAATCCATTTTCTCCGAGGAGGACCGGACCGCCATGGGCCGCGGCGGCCTCGCCAGCCAGACTGGCGCCGGCGAGGCCGAGGAAAAAGCCCAGGCCGAGATGGTGAAAACCGTCCAAGAAGCCCTGTTCGATCGTGGCGGCGAAAGCCGCACCATGGAACAACTGATGCGCCATGTTGTCACCCGGGTCACCGATGAAGGCCTTGTGATCGAGCTCTTCGATCTTGATGACGCCAGCCTGTTCAAGGGCCATACCGCCGAGCCGCAAGAGGTTACCATGCATCTGGCGCGGATGCTGGCCGAGGTGCTCAATCTGACCGTGAATGGTCTTGCGGTGAACGCCTATGTGCAAAGCTATCCGGTCACGCTGGTTGAAAATCCGGGCTGGGAACTGACGGCCGATCGTGCCCGTGCCATGCGCAGTCTGCTCCAGAGGGCCGGCATTCAGGCGACCCGGTTCAGCCGCATCGGGGGCTTTGCTGACCGCAAGCCCGCCGTGGCCGATCCGGCATCGCGGCGCAACAACCGGATCGAGATCGTGCTGCTGCGGCGTGACCGGTAA
- the dnaQ gene encoding DNA polymerase III subunit epsilon codes for MREIVLDTETTGFDPEQGDRIVEIGAVELFNHLPTGKVYHQYINPERDMPQGAFEVHGLSSEFLSDKPVFAKIGQAFVDFVGDAKLVIHNAAFDMKFLNFELKRMGLADIPWARAIDTLAIARQRFPGSPASLDALCRRFGVDNSRREKHGALLDSEILAEVYLELVGGRQPDLVLAPIQSNSPASAGQLDGDWRPRPRPTALPARITAAETAAHEAFVAKLGDAAIWLKRS; via the coding sequence ATGCGTGAAATCGTCCTTGATACCGAGACCACCGGCTTTGACCCGGAACAGGGCGACCGCATCGTCGAGATCGGCGCGGTCGAGCTGTTCAACCACCTGCCCACCGGCAAGGTTTATCACCAATATATCAACCCCGAACGCGACATGCCGCAGGGCGCCTTCGAAGTGCACGGGCTCAGCAGCGAATTCCTCAGCGACAAGCCGGTTTTCGCGAAAATCGGCCAGGCATTTGTGGATTTCGTCGGTGATGCGAAACTGGTGATCCATAACGCAGCCTTTGATATGAAGTTTCTGAATTTCGAACTGAAGCGTATGGGGCTGGCCGATATTCCCTGGGCGCGCGCCATCGACACGCTGGCCATCGCGCGGCAGCGCTTTCCCGGCTCGCCTGCCTCGCTGGATGCGCTTTGCCGGCGTTTTGGCGTCGACAATTCCCGGCGTGAAAAACACGGCGCGCTGCTCGACAGCGAAATCCTCGCCGAGGTCTATCTCGAACTGGTCGGGGGTCGTCAGCCCGACCTCGTGCTGGCGCCAATACAAAGCAACAGCCCCGCAAGTGCTGGGCAGTTGGACGGAGACTGGCGCCCCCGTCCCCGCCCGACCGCATTGCCCGCGCGGATCACCGCTGCGGAAACAGCCGCGCATGAGGCATTTGTTGCGAAACTGGGCGATGCCGCTATCTGGCTGAAGCGGAGCTGA
- the coaE gene encoding dephospho-CoA kinase (Dephospho-CoA kinase (CoaE) performs the final step in coenzyme A biosynthesis.), whose amino-acid sequence MRAFCLGLTGSIGMGKSTTAAMFWDAGIPVWDADAAVHRLYAPGAKGAAALAGSFPEAVSDQGVSRETLKTLLAADPSRLKQLEQLIHPLVAEDRAAFLAHTGSDILLLDVPLLFEKGIDRECDASLLVTAPAALQRARVLARPGMTAAQLDLVLSRQMPDQDKRARATHIVETLSIDSTRVYVQALIAHLRAGMAGQNA is encoded by the coding sequence ATGAGAGCTTTCTGCCTTGGCCTGACCGGCTCCATCGGCATGGGGAAATCGACCACGGCCGCAATGTTCTGGGACGCAGGTATCCCGGTCTGGGATGCGGATGCGGCGGTGCACCGGCTTTATGCCCCCGGCGCAAAGGGTGCCGCAGCTCTGGCGGGGTCTTTTCCCGAAGCGGTTTCCGATCAGGGTGTTTCACGGGAAACATTAAAGACGCTGCTGGCCGCCGATCCCTCGCGCCTGAAACAGCTGGAACAGCTGATCCATCCGCTTGTTGCGGAAGATCGGGCCGCATTTCTGGCCCATACCGGGTCCGATATCCTGCTGCTCGATGTGCCGCTTCTGTTTGAGAAAGGCATCGACCGGGAATGTGACGCGTCGCTGCTGGTCACGGCACCTGCCGCTTTGCAACGCGCCCGCGTCCTTGCGCGGCCCGGTATGACGGCGGCGCAGCTTGACCTGGTCCTTTCGCGCCAGATGCCCGACCAGGACAAGCGCGCCCGCGCCACCCATATCGTCGAAACCCTGTCAATCGACAGCACCCGGGTGTATGTACAGGCGCTGATCGCGCATCTGCGCGCAGGAATGGCGGGCCAGAATGCGTGA